The following proteins come from a genomic window of Corallococcus sp. NCRR:
- a CDS encoding M91 family zinc metallopeptidase translates to MKLRSSSFSKPSSSFGSSATSRPRADSLPAKPETAKPRPVATPAQLQEGKNNLKPTDYGVVDPNLQGIRTRRDSRQSGAQFADFTQDVRTSTNRLTSKPVGNQMLNDINGRTQAVNPGATGTQRKPLTAMDIYSGRDSAMPNSHVPRNDGTLSSTRPAYRYDGQPGAGTASDVKYNENGGGQRFNSLGHESVHAWRASNGLQVSPLAASKHSDADVFKQHPSHSANMKDTVDNRLRLTEEFETIGLRPTPHTKNTGSPSENAIRAEHGLPSRQDYSGLKPDGKNSNDQAFKNYDEGTDARNFFQKLSGQPSPFQKIVGDLEK, encoded by the coding sequence ATGAAGCTGCGCTCCTCTTCGTTCTCCAAGCCCTCTTCGTCGTTCGGCTCCAGCGCCACGTCCCGCCCCCGCGCCGACAGCCTGCCGGCGAAGCCGGAGACCGCGAAGCCGAGGCCGGTGGCGACGCCCGCGCAGCTGCAGGAAGGCAAGAACAACCTCAAGCCCACCGACTACGGCGTGGTGGACCCCAACCTCCAGGGCATCCGGACGCGCCGTGACAGCCGCCAGTCCGGCGCGCAGTTCGCGGACTTCACGCAGGACGTGCGCACCTCCACCAACCGCCTCACGAGCAAGCCCGTGGGCAACCAGATGCTGAACGACATCAACGGCCGCACCCAGGCCGTGAACCCTGGCGCCACGGGCACGCAGCGCAAGCCGCTGACGGCGATGGACATCTACTCGGGCCGCGACTCGGCGATGCCCAACTCGCACGTGCCGCGCAACGACGGCACCCTGTCGTCCACGCGCCCGGCGTACCGCTACGACGGCCAGCCCGGCGCCGGCACCGCCAGCGACGTGAAGTACAACGAGAACGGCGGCGGCCAGCGCTTCAACAGCCTGGGCCACGAGTCGGTCCACGCCTGGCGCGCGTCCAATGGCCTCCAGGTGAGCCCCCTGGCCGCCAGCAAGCACAGCGACGCGGACGTGTTCAAGCAGCACCCGTCGCACTCGGCCAACATGAAGGACACGGTCGACAACCGCCTCCGCCTCACGGAGGAGTTCGAGACCATCGGCCTGCGCCCCACGCCGCACACGAAGAACACTGGGTCCCCGTCCGAGAACGCCATCCGCGCCGAGCACGGCCTGCCCTCCCGCCAGGACTACTCGGGCCTGAAGCCCGACGGGAAGAACAGCAACGACCAGGCCTTCAAGAACTACGACGAAGGCACCGACGCCCGGAACTTCTTCCAGAAGCTGTCCGGCCAGCCGTCGCCCTTCCAGAAGATCGTCGGCGACCTGGAGAAGTGA
- a CDS encoding RNA polymerase sigma factor, whose translation MRTEASAQRLGELAMQHRDWLLSQARNLCRNETDAEDLVQETILRFIDAFSRSESLPDRKTCGVWLNTTLSNLFFSQCRKQQVQKKHLPDPTRQGQPEATSKYVALPDLDDVTPDQLAKAVETLSPAMRATYDLYAQGMKYRDIGLALNIPVGTVSKRLHDIRAKLGALLRPRHKVN comes from the coding sequence ATGAGGACAGAAGCCAGTGCCCAGCGCCTGGGCGAACTCGCCATGCAGCATCGCGACTGGCTGTTGAGCCAGGCGAGGAACCTCTGCAGGAACGAAACGGACGCCGAGGATCTCGTGCAGGAGACGATCCTGCGCTTCATCGACGCATTCAGCCGTAGCGAGTCTCTTCCTGACAGGAAGACCTGCGGAGTCTGGCTCAACACGACCCTCAGCAACCTCTTCTTCAGCCAGTGCCGCAAACAGCAGGTCCAGAAGAAGCACCTCCCGGATCCGACCCGGCAGGGACAGCCCGAGGCGACCTCGAAGTATGTGGCCCTACCGGACCTCGATGACGTGACTCCGGACCAGCTCGCCAAGGCCGTCGAAACCCTGAGCCCTGCGATGCGGGCCACCTACGACCTGTATGCGCAAGGGATGAAGTACCGCGACATCGGCCTGGCGCTGAACATCCCGGTGGGCACCGTCTCCAAGCGACTCCATGACATCCGCGCGAAGCTGGGTGCGCTCCTTCGCCCGCGCCACAAGGTGAATTGA
- a CDS encoding CHAT domain-containing protein codes for MASPCEHVALFVDGELSPEEAEDFRQHLPDCVTCQREIPALLQFKFLAREHVGTSEESKAPRPPSPEAPAVWWKQPRILAATSSALVVVVLLLLVWTPSGPPSAHSTLLVEGPERPLEPRLSHPSMVRYRPLTSRPMAAQAGPSSSPPAYDVLSELQREKDYQGLATAMLLREGPSATKQVLSVLDKLHPSPEREADRAAVLLIQGSFEEALNAADKALSQRPQMPQALWNRALALRELQLPWMAARAFTDIANLKEPGWSEEALQKSRTLRHMMPDRTQRDAQDALGRSLVDLDPAALPGDFSLWPSARIYFYDAVRSATSRARVLEFEPLARKLDARAGGRVLQDYVARIAGSDFQHRGPLAKTYADLVHDRLTQAQQEQFLTRLQTAGEDDLLLGALVFMGAVPQHLSLFEQKATASGDPWFTLTAARARATEERSRAAEDGVGTTEWTTAAHWNQAVQTLLEAQRLCTSPGLDYRCIQIDIDLSTLYTQLHRLDDARRHAQQGLVLTRRNGDWYLERDLLLNVAQISRLVNDAPLSRAYYGEILERDPEDPDTRRRVHQALADVAWHQLNVDEARNELDSALATGLPLSASGAFTLADVARLRGSPGDEEQLQKASNAIPPVKQGERWVTAHAMGRFVIEQDPARGRALLNDLLSQVGPAAMQGLPAARRVRAYGFTSLIMEAGHRSAFTEALALMARERGTPLPTRCLVAATVDSERTLVLSLDSQGTLAGYYDASRRQPLAARLDGLVPASVLAPLRECAQVDVLARAPLHGRAGLLPSTFAWSYLTRTTETRRQPPSGMARHLVVAGVSLPPGRDLPRLNDWQPGFGPMEEQVLLSGAQATPARVLAMMEDASEVDVVTHGDIHAGSSASFLLLAQDSDGPELHAAQVRTATLRNAPFVVLAACKAAHTTYAVHEPLSIPAAFLDAGARGVLAAPIDLLDKEVNAFFNQVRERLRAGQPAAIALRDEREAWRQDGRDRSWLDGILLFE; via the coding sequence ATGGCCAGCCCCTGCGAGCATGTGGCTCTCTTCGTCGATGGTGAGCTTTCGCCCGAGGAGGCCGAGGACTTCCGCCAACACCTGCCGGACTGCGTGACCTGTCAGCGGGAGATTCCGGCCCTGCTCCAGTTCAAGTTCCTGGCGAGGGAGCACGTCGGCACATCCGAGGAATCAAAGGCTCCGCGGCCACCGTCCCCGGAGGCTCCTGCCGTCTGGTGGAAGCAGCCCAGAATCCTCGCCGCGACGTCATCCGCGCTCGTGGTCGTGGTGCTGCTGCTCCTGGTATGGACGCCTTCTGGGCCTCCATCCGCCCATTCCACGCTCCTTGTGGAAGGCCCGGAGCGTCCGCTGGAGCCCAGGCTCAGCCATCCGTCCATGGTCCGCTATCGCCCCCTGACCAGCAGACCCATGGCGGCGCAGGCCGGCCCTTCCTCCAGCCCTCCGGCATATGACGTCCTGAGTGAGCTTCAACGGGAGAAGGACTACCAGGGACTGGCCACGGCCATGCTCCTTCGGGAGGGTCCCTCTGCCACGAAGCAGGTCCTTTCCGTCCTGGACAAGCTCCACCCGTCCCCGGAACGCGAAGCCGACCGGGCTGCGGTCCTGCTCATCCAAGGCTCCTTCGAAGAAGCCTTGAATGCGGCGGACAAGGCACTGTCGCAACGCCCCCAGATGCCTCAGGCCCTCTGGAACCGGGCCCTGGCTCTTCGGGAGCTCCAGCTGCCATGGATGGCGGCCAGGGCCTTCACGGACATCGCCAATCTGAAGGAACCCGGTTGGTCGGAAGAAGCCCTGCAGAAGTCGCGGACCTTGCGGCACATGATGCCTGACAGGACGCAGCGCGACGCGCAGGATGCCCTGGGCAGGTCACTCGTGGACCTGGACCCCGCGGCGCTGCCCGGTGACTTCAGCCTCTGGCCCAGCGCCCGCATCTACTTCTACGACGCGGTCCGGTCCGCGACCAGCCGAGCCCGGGTCCTGGAGTTCGAACCCCTGGCGAGGAAGCTGGATGCTCGCGCGGGCGGACGGGTGCTTCAGGACTATGTCGCCCGGATTGCTGGATCGGACTTTCAGCACCGAGGTCCCTTGGCGAAGACATACGCGGACCTGGTTCACGACCGGCTGACCCAGGCCCAGCAAGAGCAGTTCCTGACCCGGCTCCAGACCGCGGGAGAGGATGACCTGCTCCTTGGCGCACTCGTCTTCATGGGAGCCGTCCCCCAGCACCTGTCCCTCTTCGAGCAAAAGGCCACCGCGAGCGGGGACCCCTGGTTCACCCTGACCGCGGCCAGGGCTCGCGCGACGGAGGAGCGAAGCCGCGCGGCGGAGGATGGAGTGGGGACCACCGAGTGGACCACCGCGGCCCACTGGAACCAGGCCGTCCAGACGCTGCTGGAAGCCCAGCGATTGTGCACCTCGCCCGGTCTGGATTACCGCTGCATCCAGATCGACATCGACCTGTCCACCCTCTACACCCAGCTCCACCGGCTCGATGATGCACGGCGACATGCCCAGCAGGGGCTGGTCCTCACCCGCAGAAACGGTGACTGGTACCTGGAAAGAGACCTGCTGTTGAACGTCGCCCAGATTTCCCGCCTCGTGAATGACGCTCCGCTCTCGCGCGCGTACTACGGCGAGATCCTGGAACGTGACCCGGAGGATCCTGACACCCGGCGCCGGGTCCACCAGGCGCTCGCGGACGTGGCGTGGCACCAATTGAACGTGGACGAAGCCAGGAATGAGCTGGACTCGGCGCTTGCCACGGGCCTCCCACTCTCCGCCAGTGGCGCCTTCACCCTGGCGGATGTCGCCCGGCTTCGCGGCAGCCCCGGGGATGAAGAACAACTTCAAAAGGCCTCAAACGCGATTCCCCCTGTGAAGCAGGGGGAGCGTTGGGTCACTGCCCACGCCATGGGGCGGTTCGTCATCGAGCAGGACCCGGCGCGTGGGCGTGCATTGTTGAACGACCTCCTGAGCCAGGTGGGACCCGCCGCGATGCAAGGACTTCCGGCGGCCAGGCGGGTGCGGGCCTATGGGTTCACCTCCCTGATCATGGAAGCGGGGCATCGGAGTGCCTTCACGGAAGCACTCGCATTGATGGCAAGGGAGCGCGGCACCCCTCTTCCCACTCGCTGCCTCGTCGCGGCCACCGTTGACTCCGAACGCACGCTGGTTCTCTCCCTGGACTCGCAGGGCACGCTCGCCGGCTACTACGACGCGAGCCGGCGCCAGCCCCTGGCGGCAAGGCTCGATGGCCTGGTGCCTGCGTCCGTGCTCGCCCCGCTGCGCGAATGTGCCCAGGTGGACGTGCTCGCGCGCGCACCCCTGCATGGCCGTGCAGGGCTCCTTCCTTCCACGTTCGCATGGAGTTACCTCACGCGGACCACCGAAACCCGGCGCCAGCCCCCCTCCGGCATGGCCCGGCATCTGGTGGTTGCGGGAGTCTCCCTCCCTCCAGGCCGAGACCTGCCCAGACTGAATGACTGGCAACCCGGTTTCGGCCCCATGGAGGAACAGGTCCTTCTTTCGGGTGCTCAAGCCACACCGGCCCGAGTGCTCGCCATGATGGAAGATGCGTCGGAGGTCGATGTGGTGACTCACGGTGACATCCACGCCGGGTCCAGTGCTTCCTTTCTTCTCCTGGCACAGGACTCGGACGGACCTGAACTGCACGCCGCCCAGGTCCGAACAGCGACGCTCCGAAACGCGCCATTCGTCGTGCTGGCCGCGTGCAAGGCCGCCCATACCACCTACGCCGTCCATGAGCCCCTGAGCATTCCCGCGGCATTCCTTGACGCAGGAGCACGAGGTGTCCTGGCCGCGCCCATTGACCTGTTGGACAAGGAGGTCAACGCATTCTTCAACCAGGTCCGGGAGCGGCTGCGCGCGGGACAGCCCGCGGCGATTGCCCTCCGCGATGAGCGTGAGGCCTGGCGCCAGGATGGGCGCGACAGGAGTTGGCTTGATGGCATTCTTTTATTTGAATGA